The proteins below come from a single Campylobacter concisus genomic window:
- the aroC gene encoding chorismate synthase: MNTFGKKLTLTTFGESHGVAIGGVIDGLPAGLKIDTDFIQSELDKRRPGQSNFTTARDEADKIEIFSGIFDGISTGAPIGFAIFNNNQKSNDYENLREIFRPGHADFTYFKKYGFRDHRGGGRSSARETAVRVAGGAFAQLLLNEFNIEILSGVLGIGKIFSDKIDFNFAKNSQIYALGNEEAMKEVVNKARSEHDSVGAVILSVARGVPAGLGEPLYDKLDSALAAALMGINGVKAVEIGAGVNVSSMLGSANNDEMDELGFLSNNAGGILGGISSGAEIVLKSHFKPTPSIFKEQKTLNLAGEVIDFELRGRHDPCIGIRGSVVATAMIRLVIADMLILNASTKLENLKKIYG; this comes from the coding sequence TTGAATACATTTGGCAAAAAACTAACATTAACAACCTTTGGCGAGAGCCATGGAGTGGCGATCGGTGGTGTGATAGATGGACTTCCAGCTGGGCTAAAGATCGATACAGATTTCATCCAAAGTGAGCTTGACAAGCGTCGCCCTGGACAAAGCAACTTTACAACCGCAAGAGATGAAGCCGATAAGATAGAAATTTTTAGCGGCATCTTTGATGGCATAAGCACTGGGGCACCGATAGGTTTTGCTATTTTTAATAACAACCAAAAGTCAAACGACTATGAAAATTTACGTGAAATTTTCCGCCCCGGGCATGCTGATTTTACCTATTTTAAAAAATACGGCTTTAGAGATCACAGAGGAGGCGGACGCTCAAGCGCAAGAGAAACGGCCGTTAGAGTAGCTGGTGGGGCTTTTGCACAGCTACTTTTAAACGAGTTTAATATAGAAATTTTAAGTGGAGTACTTGGTATAGGCAAAATTTTTAGTGACAAAATAGACTTTAACTTTGCTAAAAATTCTCAAATTTACGCCCTTGGCAATGAAGAAGCTATGAAAGAAGTGGTAAATAAAGCTAGAAGCGAGCACGATAGCGTAGGAGCTGTGATTTTAAGCGTGGCTAGAGGAGTGCCAGCTGGTCTTGGTGAGCCACTTTATGATAAGCTAGATAGCGCTCTAGCAGCGGCTTTGATGGGCATAAACGGCGTAAAAGCCGTTGAGATAGGTGCTGGTGTAAATGTAAGCTCTATGCTTGGCTCAGCAAACAACGACGAGATGGACGAGCTTGGCTTTTTGAGCAATAACGCTGGTGGCATACTTGGGGGCATAAGTAGCGGCGCTGAAATCGTACTAAAGAGCCATTTTAAGCCTACGCCTTCGATATTTAAAGAGCAAAAGACACTAAATTTAGCTGGCGAAGTGATAGACTTTGAACTAAGAGGTAGGCATGATCCTTGTATAGGCATACGAGGAAGTGTCGTTGCAACCGCGATGATAAGGCTAGTTATCGCCGATATGTTAATACTAAATGCTAGTACAAAGCTTGAAAATTTAAAGAAAATTTACGGCTAA
- the rnc gene encoding ribonuclease III: MKILEEFEKSLGYKFKKTELLEEALTHKSTKQALNNERLEFLGDAVMDLVVAEYLFKKFSKIAEGDMSKLRAALVNEKSFANMARHLKMGKFLRLSTAEENNGGREKDSILSDAFEAVMGAIYLEAGLDKVREISIALLELCYPQIDFAHLEKDYKTALQEVTQASLGVIPSYELIGTSGPDHKKEFEIALLLNGKEISRAVGSSKKQAQQLAAKIALEKIKK; this comes from the coding sequence ATGAAAATTTTAGAAGAATTTGAAAAGAGTCTTGGATATAAATTTAAAAAAACTGAGCTTTTAGAAGAGGCCCTAACGCACAAGAGCACCAAGCAAGCGCTAAATAACGAAAGGCTTGAGTTTTTAGGCGATGCGGTGATGGATCTGGTTGTGGCTGAGTATCTTTTTAAGAAATTTAGCAAGATCGCAGAGGGCGACATGAGTAAACTAAGAGCTGCACTTGTCAATGAAAAAAGCTTTGCAAATATGGCAAGGCATCTAAAAATGGGTAAATTTTTAAGGCTAAGCACGGCTGAAGAGAATAATGGCGGACGTGAGAAAGATAGCATTTTAAGCGATGCGTTTGAGGCAGTGATGGGCGCTATCTACCTTGAGGCCGGACTTGATAAAGTGCGAGAAATTTCGATCGCTCTGCTTGAGCTTTGCTATCCACAGATCGACTTTGCACACCTCGAAAAGGACTACAAAACCGCTCTTCAAGAGGTTACTCAGGCCAGTCTTGGCGTAATACCATCGTACGAGCTCATCGGCACGTCAGGTCCTGATCATAAGAAAGAATTTGAGATAGCCTTGCTACTAAACGGTAAAGAAATTTCACGTGCCGTTGGCAGCTCCAAAAAGCAAGCCCAACAGCTAGCTGCAAAAATCGCACTAGAAAAAATCAAAAAATAG
- the rnhA gene encoding ribonuclease HI → MKIVTLFSDGSCLGNPGAGGWAYILRFNEAQKKASGGEAYTTNNQMELKAAIMGLKALKEPCEVRLFTDSSYVVNSINEWLSNWQKRNFKNVKNVELWQEYLEISKPHKVVASWVKGHAGHPENEECDQMARDEALKIKDENER, encoded by the coding sequence GTGAAGATAGTAACACTTTTTAGTGACGGCTCATGCCTTGGAAACCCTGGAGCTGGCGGCTGGGCGTATATATTGAGATTTAACGAGGCACAGAAAAAAGCAAGCGGCGGCGAGGCATATACGACAAATAACCAAATGGAGCTAAAAGCTGCGATAATGGGGTTAAAAGCGCTAAAAGAGCCCTGCGAAGTGAGACTATTTACCGATAGCTCATACGTAGTAAATAGCATAAACGAGTGGCTTTCCAACTGGCAAAAGAGAAATTTTAAAAATGTAAAAAATGTCGAGCTTTGGCAGGAGTATTTAGAAATTTCAAAGCCTCACAAAGTCGTGGCAAGCTGGGTTAAGGGGCACGCTGGACACCCTGAAAACGAGGAATGCGACCAGATGGCAAGAGATGAGGCATTAAAAATAAAAGATGAGAATGAAAGATGA
- a CDS encoding tetratricopeptide repeat protein, translating into MSVDIFFIGHRDPIFSLIILFSIILMIAALSYAWGIFSSKDEKKRIEKFIRKFDSKDGISSEHKQMLQSPEIDAQSLCMLGQTFAKNGDFEKSISVYLIALGKVRDKNEKEFILNELGEVYFKAGFLKKASEVFEKVLELSPRNVLALRFLTMIDEKLKNYKEALYALNSLEELGVNVKDQKAYIKAISTLDDRNLSFSEKVEILSHLSQNFELLKRMILALFIRHNENLENLKDFARFEDVIDLLYNLKTPINLNDPKYKSLFYAKGDIDEPCEIYGFELNVIKKLKDAKFDAAGLSFNYVCKNCKNSFPMHFYRCPVCHELGSVKILSHITEKPSEDSNTF; encoded by the coding sequence ATGAGCGTGGATATTTTTTTCATTGGGCACAGAGATCCGATATTTAGCCTTATTATTTTATTTAGCATTATTTTGATGATAGCCGCATTAAGCTATGCTTGGGGTATCTTTTCAAGCAAAGATGAGAAAAAACGCATTGAAAAATTTATAAGAAAATTTGATAGCAAAGATGGCATAAGTAGCGAGCATAAACAGATGCTACAAAGCCCAGAGATAGACGCTCAAAGCCTTTGCATGCTAGGGCAAACTTTTGCTAAAAATGGTGATTTTGAAAAATCAATTAGTGTTTATCTCATCGCACTTGGCAAAGTTAGAGATAAAAATGAAAAAGAATTTATCCTAAACGAGCTTGGAGAGGTCTATTTTAAGGCTGGATTTTTGAAAAAAGCTAGCGAAGTCTTTGAAAAAGTGCTTGAACTAAGCCCAAGAAATGTGCTTGCACTTCGCTTTTTAACGATGATAGATGAAAAACTTAAAAACTACAAAGAAGCTCTTTATGCGCTAAATTCTCTTGAAGAGCTTGGTGTAAATGTAAAAGATCAAAAGGCCTATATAAAGGCGATCAGCACGCTTGATGATAGAAATTTAAGCTTTAGTGAAAAGGTAGAAATTCTCTCCCACCTTAGCCAAAATTTTGAGCTTTTAAAACGCATGATCTTAGCCCTTTTCATAAGACACAATGAAAATTTAGAAAATTTAAAAGATTTTGCTCGTTTTGAAGATGTGATCGATCTGCTTTACAACCTAAAAACGCCTATAAATTTAAACGATCCAAAGTACAAATCACTCTTTTATGCAAAGGGCGATATAGATGAGCCATGTGAAATTTATGGCTTTGAGCTAAACGTCATCAAAAAACTAAAAGACGCTAAATTTGACGCGGCTGGGCTAAGCTTTAACTATGTTTGCAAAAACTGCAAAAACTCATTTCCTATGCATTTTTACCGATGTCCGGTCTGTCACGAGCTAGGAAGTGTCAAAATTTTATCCCACATCACAGAAAAACCAAGTGAAGATAGTAACACTTTTTAG
- the dnaG gene encoding DNA primase, translating into MIDPKSIEKLKNQIDIVDIIEHYLPVKKMGANYKCVCPFHDDKNPSMSISQSKQIFHCFACKAGGDAIKFVMDYEKLTYPEAIERIASLVNFSLEYTSDKAPTQKENKHILEKANAFYRSEFFKHEAAVRYIYSRGINDAMIEKFELGWAGESASTIRLLQNENIEPKEALEVGIVKQNEKGIYASFIERITFPIYAHTAKLVGFGGRTISDHPAKYVNSPQSMVFDKSKLLYGYHLARQSIFEKKQIIITEGYLDVIMLHFAGFTNAVAVLGTALTTNHLPLLKRGEISVVLCFDGDSAGINAAIKSSRLLVQNEIDGSVVIIKNGADPADMVFAGRSDELKEMFGSGTELGEFYIEQVVKKYDITRPVQKQKCLEEIVEFTNSLKPIIAKSYELLVSNLLKIELNTFSLHGQRYINRQDQNFTNAATTNKQVAQKKDKTDILEFSVLKSMLANKNYETIVLNELEEKFFLHHKDYFQAVLLPNIEDNAVLVREIYVDESSDVASSEDSLKEAILKLKLKYYEKFREDTRKSQKPNKIEIMQKISEIIKGLHNKLQKN; encoded by the coding sequence ATGATAGATCCAAAATCCATAGAAAAACTCAAAAATCAAATCGATATCGTTGACATTATAGAACACTATTTGCCAGTCAAAAAGATGGGTGCAAACTATAAATGCGTCTGCCCATTTCACGACGACAAAAATCCTAGCATGAGCATAAGCCAAAGCAAGCAAATTTTTCACTGTTTTGCTTGCAAGGCTGGTGGAGATGCGATCAAATTTGTAATGGATTATGAGAAATTAACCTATCCAGAAGCTATCGAAAGAATAGCTAGCCTTGTAAATTTTAGCCTCGAATACACAAGCGATAAAGCCCCAACACAAAAAGAAAATAAACACATTTTAGAAAAAGCAAACGCCTTTTATAGGAGCGAATTTTTTAAGCATGAAGCCGCTGTGAGATATATCTATTCTCGCGGTATAAATGATGCGATGATCGAGAAATTTGAGCTTGGCTGGGCAGGGGAGAGCGCTAGTACTATCAGGCTTTTACAAAATGAAAATATCGAGCCAAAAGAGGCGCTTGAAGTTGGCATAGTAAAGCAAAACGAGAAGGGAATTTATGCTAGTTTTATCGAGCGTATCACATTTCCCATATATGCACACACGGCAAAACTAGTTGGCTTTGGCGGTAGAACGATCTCAGATCATCCTGCAAAATATGTAAATTCTCCACAAAGCATGGTTTTTGACAAGTCAAAGCTGCTTTACGGCTATCATTTAGCTAGGCAAAGCATTTTTGAAAAAAAGCAGATTATCATCACAGAGGGTTATTTAGATGTCATCATGCTGCACTTTGCAGGCTTTACAAACGCTGTTGCCGTGCTTGGGACTGCGCTTACGACTAATCACTTACCGCTTTTAAAAAGAGGCGAGATAAGCGTAGTGCTTTGTTTTGATGGTGACTCGGCCGGTATAAATGCCGCTATAAAATCATCTCGTCTTTTAGTGCAAAACGAAATAGATGGAAGTGTTGTCATTATAAAAAATGGTGCAGACCCCGCAGATATGGTTTTTGCAGGTAGAAGCGACGAGCTAAAAGAGATGTTTGGTTCTGGGACTGAGCTTGGCGAGTTTTATATCGAGCAAGTTGTAAAAAAATATGATATTACACGCCCAGTACAAAAGCAAAAATGCTTAGAAGAGATAGTGGAATTTACAAATTCTCTAAAGCCAATAATTGCAAAAAGCTACGAATTACTGGTATCAAATTTACTCAAAATAGAGCTAAATACTTTTAGCCTTCATGGACAAAGATATATAAACAGACAAGATCAAAATTTTACAAATGCTGCAACGACAAATAAACAAGTGGCTCAAAAAAAAGATAAAACTGATATTTTAGAATTTAGCGTTTTAAAGAGCATGCTTGCAAATAAAAATTACGAAACTATTGTTTTAAACGAGCTTGAGGAGAAATTCTTCTTGCATCATAAAGATTATTTTCAAGCTGTTTTATTGCCAAATATTGAAGATAACGCAGTGCTTGTTAGAGAAATTTATGTTGATGAGAGCTCAGATGTAGCTTCGAGCGAAGATAGCCTTAAAGAGGCCATTTTAAAGCTAAAACTAAAATACTATGAGAAGTTTCGCGAAGATACTAGAAAATCACAAAAACCAAATAAAATCGAAATAATGCAAAAAATTTCAGAGATCATTAAAGGCTTACACAACAAGCTACAAAAAAATTAG
- a CDS encoding M20 family metallo-hydrolase, whose protein sequence is MINFKRFEANFNAISRFGALKGGGLTRLAFSKEDLEARNFLINLIEENGFKLKIDNVGNIFAIYDDGCEPGEKPVCVGSHIDSVPNGGFYDGTLGVMAGLEALTSIKEAGIKLKRPLWLINFCCEESSRFKTATIGSKIISGKLGLQRLHELKDEDGISLFEAMSKFGLEPQNLNDSILKEHSLHSYLELHIEQGPVLERSGISVGVVSGIAAPIRFEIIIHGKADHSGATPMNMRSDALLAASHIIIAANKFAKNKKTAVATVGYAHAKPGVLNVVPGEARLGVDLRDIDKASLEELNLELRNFIKKLSGELNFSYEIRELSSDEPVKLSEHAINLLSEEAAKLGIKTLTLPSGAGHDAMNLTKLASSVGMLFIPCVGGISHNIAEAINFDDAFKATQILTNALIKLSNE, encoded by the coding sequence ATGATAAATTTTAAAAGATTTGAGGCGAATTTTAATGCTATAAGCAGATTTGGAGCATTAAAAGGTGGAGGGCTAACAAGGCTTGCATTTAGCAAAGAAGACTTGGAAGCCAGAAATTTTCTTATAAATTTAATAGAAGAAAATGGCTTTAAACTTAAAATTGACAATGTTGGCAATATTTTTGCCATATATGATGATGGCTGTGAGCCAGGCGAGAAGCCAGTTTGTGTGGGCTCTCACATAGATAGCGTGCCAAATGGTGGCTTTTATGACGGCACACTCGGCGTTATGGCTGGACTTGAAGCATTAACCTCGATAAAAGAAGCTGGCATTAAACTAAAGCGTCCGCTTTGGCTGATAAATTTTTGCTGTGAAGAGTCAAGTCGTTTCAAGACAGCGACCATTGGCAGCAAGATAATAAGCGGCAAACTTGGCCTACAAAGGCTTCATGAATTAAAAGACGAAGATGGCATTTCGCTTTTTGAAGCGATGAGTAAATTTGGACTTGAACCGCAAAATTTAAATGATTCTATTTTAAAAGAACACTCACTTCATTCATATTTAGAACTTCACATTGAACAAGGCCCAGTGCTTGAGCGAAGCGGCATAAGCGTTGGCGTAGTAAGCGGTATCGCCGCTCCTATAAGATTTGAAATTATTATTCATGGTAAGGCAGACCACAGCGGTGCAACTCCGATGAATATGCGTAGTGACGCGCTACTAGCTGCTTCACACATCATAATCGCTGCCAATAAATTTGCTAAAAACAAAAAAACAGCTGTGGCTACTGTTGGTTACGCACATGCAAAGCCAGGCGTTTTAAACGTCGTGCCAGGCGAGGCGAGGCTTGGAGTTGATCTAAGAGATATTGATAAGGCAAGCCTAGAAGAGCTAAATTTAGAGCTTAGAAATTTTATAAAAAAGCTAAGCGGTGAGCTAAATTTTAGTTATGAGATAAGAGAATTAAGTAGTGACGAGCCAGTAAAACTAAGCGAGCATGCTATAAATTTACTAAGCGAAGAGGCTGCTAAACTTGGCATAAAAACGCTTACTTTGCCAAGCGGAGCTGGACACGATGCGATGAATCTAACAAAACTTGCAAGTAGCGTTGGCATGCTTTTTATACCTTGCGTTGGTGGCATCAGTCACAATATAGCAGAAGCTATAAATTTTGATGATGCTTTCAAAGCTACACAAATTTTAACAAATGCACTAATTAAACTATCAAATGAATAA
- a CDS encoding amidohydrolase: MDKIANLALSLKDELIKDRRYFHSHPETGWFTFFTTAVLAKRLSDLGYEISLGDKVVKADARLGLGSKEQCEKAIERAKKLLSPEEAKYLPYMKDGLTGLTAFIDTKRPGKFTAFRFDIDSVDVTESADADHRPYKDGFGTDIAGITHACGHDGHISIGLGVAKLIAENLDEFNGKFKFIFQTAEEGTRGAVAMEAAGVLDGVEYLLGGHIGFQAKTNRGIICGTNKLLATSKFDVHITGRSAHAAGAPQDGANALLAASQMALSMHGITRHAKGVTRINVGVLKAGEGRNVIAPNGYLACETRGEDTNLNDFMYEKCMDIVKGVSQIYGVESKVVKTGGTNGADSDKEVTEIFYEAAKQSPFIDDDKIVKELDFGACEDFAHFMRALQDRGAKSGYMMIGTNLKAGHHNCKFDFDEECLVAGVDVYLRSAYKLNGVKK; the protein is encoded by the coding sequence ATGGATAAGATAGCAAATTTGGCTCTTTCTTTAAAAGATGAGCTGATCAAGGATCGCAGGTATTTTCACTCACATCCAGAGACTGGTTGGTTTACATTTTTTACAACCGCTGTGCTAGCAAAGAGGCTTAGTGATCTTGGTTATGAAATAAGCCTTGGTGACAAGGTGGTTAAAGCTGATGCAAGGCTTGGTCTTGGCTCAAAAGAGCAATGCGAAAAAGCAATAGAAAGAGCCAAAAAGCTCCTAAGTCCTGAAGAGGCAAAATATCTTCCTTATATGAAAGATGGACTAACTGGCCTAACAGCCTTTATAGATACAAAAAGGCCTGGTAAATTTACAGCATTTAGATTTGACATTGATAGTGTTGATGTGACAGAGAGCGCAGACGCTGATCACAGACCTTACAAAGATGGCTTTGGTACAGATATCGCTGGTATCACGCATGCTTGTGGGCATGACGGACACATATCGATAGGTCTTGGTGTAGCAAAACTTATAGCTGAAAATTTAGATGAGTTTAACGGTAAATTTAAATTTATATTCCAAACAGCAGAAGAGGGCACAAGAGGAGCTGTGGCTATGGAAGCTGCTGGTGTGCTTGATGGTGTAGAGTATCTATTAGGCGGACATATCGGCTTTCAAGCAAAAACCAATAGAGGCATCATCTGTGGAACAAATAAGCTACTTGCAACTTCAAAATTTGACGTACATATCACCGGTCGTTCAGCTCACGCAGCAGGAGCACCTCAAGATGGTGCAAATGCCCTTTTAGCAGCATCTCAAATGGCACTAAGCATGCATGGTATCACAAGACATGCAAAAGGCGTGACCAGGATAAACGTAGGCGTTTTAAAAGCAGGTGAAGGCAGAAACGTCATCGCGCCAAATGGTTATCTAGCTTGCGAAACAAGAGGCGAGGATACAAATTTAAATGATTTCATGTATGAAAAATGCATGGATATTGTTAAAGGCGTTAGCCAAATTTATGGCGTAGAGAGCAAAGTCGTAAAAACTGGTGGCACAAACGGAGCCGATAGCGACAAAGAAGTAACTGAAATTTTCTATGAAGCAGCAAAGCAAAGTCCATTTATAGATGATGATAAGATCGTAAAAGAGCTTGATTTTGGTGCTTGTGAAGATTTTGCTCATTTTATGAGAGCCTTGCAAGATAGGGGCGCAAAGAGTGGCTATATGATGATCGGCACAAATTTAAAAGCAGGCCATCACAACTGCAAATTTGACTTTGATGAGGAGTGCTTGGTGGCTGGAGTTGATGTCTATCTAAGATCTGCTTACAAACTAAATGGAGTAAAAAAATGA
- the pepE gene encoding dipeptidase PepE, producing MKNALLISASSYQDTGYLRHCKNWVKEFLGECGKEEILFIPYAGVRRTNDEYEQKVIDRLKNSNIKSIHHYEDKISAIKNASSIAVGGGNTFMLLYTLYKLNLVEPIKEAVANGAKYFGWSAGANIAGKTMMTTNDMPIIMPKSFDSLNIFPYQINPHFISGKLAGHNGESREERLEEFLIANPKETIYALPEGTALLIEDSEAQVIGHSEILKFEYQKEIEKIEVGTKFKI from the coding sequence ATGAAAAATGCTTTACTAATCAGTGCTTCAAGCTATCAAGATACTGGCTATTTAAGGCACTGCAAAAACTGGGTTAAGGAATTTTTAGGTGAATGCGGCAAGGAAGAAATTTTATTTATCCCTTACGCTGGAGTTAGGCGAACAAATGACGAGTATGAGCAAAAAGTAATTGATAGATTAAAAAATAGCAATATAAAATCAATCCACCACTACGAGGATAAAATTTCAGCTATTAAAAATGCTAGCAGTATCGCAGTTGGCGGAGGAAATACCTTTATGCTGCTTTACACTCTTTATAAGCTAAATTTAGTTGAGCCTATAAAAGAAGCTGTGGCAAATGGCGCAAAGTATTTTGGCTGGTCGGCTGGTGCAAACATAGCTGGCAAGACGATGATGACGACAAATGATATGCCTATTATCATGCCAAAGTCATTTGATAGTCTAAATATCTTCCCATATCAGATCAATCCGCACTTCATAAGTGGCAAGCTAGCAGGTCATAACGGTGAGAGTAGAGAAGAGAGACTAGAGGAATTTTTGATAGCTAATCCAAAAGAGACCATTTACGCACTGCCTGAAGGTACGGCTTTACTCATAGAGGATAGCGAGGCCCAGGTCATAGGACACAGTGAAATTTTAAAATTTGAGTATCAAAAAGAGATAGAAAAAATAGAAGTTGGAACTAAATTTAAAATCTAA
- the dcuC gene encoding C4-dicarboxylate transporter DcuC, whose protein sequence is METFKLIAAILGIAAVVALLILKKETRTVLIGVGLVLCLIALKPMGALSAFTDYMTKAGLIKAICASMGFAFVMKYTMCDKHLVALLTKPLKNVGFILIPATTVLTYFINIAIPSAAGCSAAVGATLIPLLMASGIRPAMAGAAVFAGTFGGVLSPGSAHNVYVADLVKKTVEGYTVQDVIKVQIPSAFTALVIVVIALVIVAILLKDYQKNTNFTLESSAASEEKPLFKVNFIYAIMPLVPLVILVIGGTSLAKDYSFLAWTKMGVAEAMILGAIIAIFATLTNPQKITKEFFNGMGHAYADVMGIIIAAGVFVAGLKACGAVDVVIAWLKTDQSYVKFGGTFVPFIMGIVTGSGDAATFAFNEAVTTNAAALGFEQDKLGMAAAIAGALGRSASPIAGAAIVCAGIAMVSPVEIAKRTFLGMFVSVVAIAFFVI, encoded by the coding sequence ATGGAAACATTTAAGCTAATTGCTGCCATTCTTGGCATCGCAGCTGTTGTAGCACTTCTTATCTTAAAAAAAGAGACAAGAACGGTGCTAATAGGTGTTGGTTTGGTGCTTTGTTTAATCGCACTAAAACCGATGGGGGCACTAAGCGCTTTTACTGACTATATGACTAAAGCAGGGCTTATAAAGGCGATTTGTGCAAGTATGGGTTTTGCATTTGTTATGAAATACACAATGTGTGATAAACACCTTGTCGCACTTCTTACAAAGCCGCTTAAAAATGTGGGCTTTATACTAATCCCTGCAACAACCGTGCTAACTTATTTTATAAATATCGCTATCCCTTCAGCTGCAGGATGCTCCGCTGCTGTTGGTGCGACGCTTATACCACTTCTAATGGCTTCAGGTATCCGCCCAGCTATGGCTGGTGCTGCTGTTTTTGCAGGGACATTTGGTGGAGTTTTAAGCCCAGGATCGGCTCACAACGTCTATGTAGCTGATCTTGTTAAAAAAACGGTTGAGGGCTACACAGTTCAAGATGTCATAAAAGTACAAATTCCAAGTGCATTTACTGCTCTTGTTATCGTAGTGATCGCGTTAGTTATTGTTGCGATACTGCTTAAAGACTATCAAAAAAATACAAATTTCACTCTTGAAAGTAGTGCTGCTAGCGAAGAGAAGCCACTATTTAAAGTAAATTTCATCTACGCTATTATGCCTCTAGTTCCACTTGTTATCTTGGTTATTGGCGGAACAAGCCTTGCAAAAGATTATAGCTTTCTTGCGTGGACAAAGATGGGCGTTGCTGAGGCGATGATACTAGGTGCCATCATAGCTATCTTTGCTACACTTACAAATCCGCAAAAGATCACAAAAGAATTTTTTAACGGAATGGGCCACGCTTATGCCGATGTTATGGGTATCATCATCGCAGCTGGTGTCTTTGTCGCTGGTTTAAAGGCATGTGGAGCCGTTGATGTGGTCATCGCATGGCTAAAAACAGATCAAAGTTACGTTAAATTTGGCGGAACATTTGTGCCATTTATCATGGGTATAGTTACAGGTTCAGGCGACGCTGCTACATTTGCATTTAACGAAGCTGTCACAACAAATGCCGCTGCACTTGGCTTTGAACAAGATAAGCTTGGTATGGCAGCAGCTATTGCTGGTGCTTTAGGTAGATCGGCTTCCCCGATTGCCGGTGCTGCTATCGTTTGTGCAGGCATTGCGATGGTTAGTCCAGTTGAAATCGCTAAAAGAACATTTTTAGGGATGTTTGTCTCTGTTGTAGCGATTGCATTTTTTGTCATCTAA
- the pepT gene encoding peptidase T: MDIVERFLNYTKFNTTTNKENGLKGVMPSNPTEYELAKFLKEELSSLGIKDIILQDNAILIAKIPANCENAPSIAFFGHLDTSSEQKNDTKAKIVKYTGGDICLNEEQGIYLKFSDNPELKKYVGDDIVVTDGTSLLGADDKAAIASIVNMASYFMQNPDVKHGKIVICFVPDEEQGLLGAKALDVNLLGADFGYCLDCCEIGELIYENWNAADCTMFFKGVSAHPMNAKGKLVNSLLLAHKFISLLPGGEVPECTEGKEGYFWVKELSGNSAKTTLKIDIREFDEVKFQKRLEFLSDMANSFNKIYGERCEITLKTRYENVFKFLKDENSLPIKLAKDSFSELNITPNIKPMRGGYDGAVISAKGVPTLNLFTGANNFHSVFEYLPVSSLKAASEVIKKIVINAAK, translated from the coding sequence ATGGATATCGTAGAGAGATTTTTAAACTATACAAAATTTAACACCACAACAAATAAAGAGAATGGACTAAAAGGTGTCATGCCTTCTAATCCAACCGAGTACGAGCTGGCTAAGTTTTTAAAAGAAGAGCTTAGCTCGCTAGGCATAAAAGATATCATCTTGCAAGACAATGCTATCTTGATAGCAAAAATTCCTGCAAACTGTGAAAATGCTCCAAGCATCGCCTTTTTTGGGCACTTAGATACAAGTAGTGAGCAAAAAAATGATACCAAAGCTAAAATCGTAAAATACACAGGTGGCGACATCTGCCTAAACGAAGAGCAGGGAATTTATCTAAAATTTAGCGATAACCCAGAGCTTAAAAAGTACGTTGGTGATGACATAGTCGTGACTGACGGCACTAGCTTGCTTGGGGCTGATGATAAGGCTGCGATCGCTAGCATTGTAAATATGGCTAGCTACTTTATGCAAAATCCTGATGTAAAGCACGGTAAAATCGTGATCTGCTTCGTGCCAGATGAGGAGCAGGGCTTACTTGGGGCAAAAGCACTTGATGTAAATTTGCTTGGAGCTGATTTTGGTTACTGCTTAGACTGCTGCGAGATAGGCGAGCTAATATATGAAAACTGGAACGCGGCTGACTGCACGATGTTCTTTAAAGGCGTTTCGGCTCATCCGATGAATGCAAAGGGCAAGCTTGTAAATTCGCTACTTCTTGCGCATAAATTTATCTCACTTTTGCCAGGCGGCGAAGTGCCAGAGTGTACCGAGGGTAAGGAGGGCTATTTTTGGGTAAAAGAGCTTAGCGGAAATAGCGCAAAAACGACGCTCAAGATCGACATAAGAGAATTTGATGAGGTGAAATTTCAAAAGAGGCTTGAGTTTTTAAGTGATATGGCAAATTCTTTTAACAAAATTTATGGAGAGCGTTGCGAAATCACGCTAAAAACACGCTATGAAAACGTCTTTAAATTTTTAAAAGATGAAAACTCACTTCCGATAAAACTAGCAAAAGATTCCTTTAGCGAGCTAAATATCACGCCAAATATAAAGCCGATGCGTGGCGGATATGATGGCGCTGTGATATCCGCAAAAGGTGTGCCAACGCTAAATTTATTCACAGGGGCAAATAACTTTCATTCCGTCTTCGAGTATTTGCCAGTTAGCAGTCTAAAAGCCGCAAGCGAAGTGATTAAAAAAATCGTAATTAACGCTGCTAAATAA